In Spirosoma pollinicola, the genomic window CTACGCATGGGTAGCCACAACGGTCGGGAAGTCGGCAATAACATCGGCCTGTTGAGCAATTTTCGACACCGAAACCACAAGGGTAGCCAGGGCGTTTTTCGATTGTTCATCGATCATCATGACCCAGTCGGTTTTAAGAATACGATGTGTTTTGTGGCCAATAGGATCATGCACGGTGGCATCCGTCGCTTCTTTCCGCGAGAGTGTCATATTTATCTCGTCGCCTTCATTAAACGTAGGCACAAAGCTGAAATACGCATCGGCCACTATACTTCCCGCCTTACTGTTGGCTTCAGGATCAAAAAAAATAACTTTCAGATTTTCGGCTTGACTACTCATGTTCATCAATTGGGTTAAGAATATGAATGAGTAAATAACCGCTTATACTGGCTAAATGTTATGATTATTGAGTTGCCGCAAATAGAGAAGGTGATATTGATAGCCTGGTTTTTTGCATACTAATAGCAATGGACGTACTTTTGCGCCTTCTTAGTCAATAGGCGTAGGATTAAATTCCAGCTCATTGACGACGATAGGTGAGTTGTTTGCTTCGGTAGGCAGCTTATTGGTTTGGTCCCGTAGCTCAGCTGGATAGAGCATCTTCCTTCTAAGAAGGCGGTCATTGGTTCGAATCCAATCGGGGTCACAACTTTACCATGTAGGCTAATCAGGATTAGGGTTAAACTAACTCAAAATCAACTGATTAGCCTTTTTTGTCTGTCGACAGTTGATAAACTAAATCGACGATGCGTTTGACGTATACGGTCCGGCATTTGTTCGTCAGGAATGCGTTTTTAGAGGGGGTAATTACGATCTCGATTATGAAAATAACCGGGCATAAGTCGGAGGGCCAATTTTTGAAGTACATAAAAATTTCAACGGTGCAAAATGCGCTGTTAACGCTGGCACACCCACACGTTAGCGGTAGTATGTCAACCGTTCCGGTTTTACCCTTACACAAAGTAGCCTGATACAATCACGTTACTTAAACTAATACCGACCATGCAAGGCATACACGTAATTAACGACCCTAACGGCAACCCTGCTGTATTAACGATTGATTTACACAACCTTGACCCCCATGTTAGCCCATTGGTTACGGGTTTACTCGAACTTTTGCAGAATCAGACAGAAGAAACCGAACGCGCCGAATGGCGGGCTGCTACTCATGTTGTGTTGAATCGGGCGTATAGTGACGACGAACCTGATTATAGCGATGTACCTGCCTATACTATCCGAAACCGGTCTTAATCATGCAGTAGGGAGATATAGCCATCGCATCTATTCAGCAATCAGATGGAGTCTACAAACCACGCCCGGTTCTATTATTACGTCAATTACCCGGTTACGGTGATTTTTTGGTTTGTGCTATCTCGTCGCAGATACGGCAAACTGTGCCGGGCTTCGATGAAGTGCTACAGCCAAATGCTGACAATCAACTACGGGCAATGTCGGTAGTCAGACTGTCAAACCTGATTTCATTACCTGCTGACGATATTAACCGAGCAATTGGGTACATACCAGACACCTTACTTCGTGACTTGTTGCAACGGTTAGCCGATTAATTAACAATTGCGCCCTAACTACTTGCTATGATTCAGGAACTTGACCTAGTAGCATTAGTGACTGACCGCCCGGCCCGGCAATTGCGCCGGGGTGACGTGGGTACGGTCGTGCACGTGTACGGTAGTAGCGATCTATACGAAGTGGAATTTGTAAACCGCATCGGCGGACCGGCAAAAGGTGATACGGTAGGGGTTTTAACACTAAACGCGAACGAAGTACGCCCGTTGATTTAGGCCGCGTTATGTTGCATTACAGCGATATGGAAAAGGCCGCGTAAGTTGACCGTTCACCGCTCGATTACTGGAAATATATACCCTGCGAAGTCCGTTTGTAATACCCTTACTTTGCAGGGCGCACTCTATCTGTTACATAGCATAGGCCCCCTCGGGTGTTTGACGTAACAGGGCCAGGGCGGCTAACGTATCCAGTAACGGCTGTATTTTTTCGGGCCGGGTTTTCTGGAAAAAGGCGGCAACCTGTTTTGTACTGAGCGGAACGCCCGCCTGTTGAACGGCATCCCGAACGGCTTGCATTTGTTGGGCCAACTCTTTCGGCCATTCCTGCTGACTGGCAACGGGGGCGGCACTTGTTGTAGGGGCTGGGTTTGTAGGTTGATACCTAATTACTGTTGTCCGGGTACAAGGGTAGGGGTATATCAATTCTCTGATTATAAAGAGATGTATGACAGCTAGCCTAGGTAAAAAGAATCGATGTCAAAATTAAGGGGTAGGCAATTGAATTTTGTTTAAATAGAAAAAAACGAACTGAGAGCACAACCTATCTAGTTATTGCTGACCAATTGGAATAATGGTTGACTTAAAAGGCAATTACTCAACGCACAACTATATCTTGGCACAACTTATGTGAACCAAAATTCATACCTTCTTTTTTTTATATTTACTGACTTTTATGCGTCAAAAACTCTACATAACACTCTTGTTATTGCCTCTATCTGTAATAGCCCAGGATAACCTAATTATTCGGCAGCCTATTTCAATAACGCCTGGCATTGGTAATGTATTTATAGGTTTAGATGCAGGTCTATATAGTGATGGATTTAGTAATGTCTTCATTGGCCGAAGTGCTGGTAGGTCAACTACAAATAGTAATAATGTCTTCATTGGGGACCAAGCAGGATATTTCAATACAACAGGCAGCAATAACCTATTCCTTGGACAAAGTGCAGGGTTTAATAACACAATAGGTAACAACAACGCATTCGTAGGACATGAGGCTGGTTATGCCAACACAACAGGAACCAGCAACACCTTTGTTGGTCAGGCAGCGGGGCGATTTAATCTTACAGGGGCCAGAAATTTATTTTTAGGGAGTGAAGCTGGGGCATACAATGAATCAGGTGGACAAAATACATTCGTTGGCGCAATCGCTGGCCGCTTTAATTCTACAGGCCTCAACAATGTATTTGTTGGTCACACTTCAGGATATTCAAATAGAACAGGTAGCTATAATACCTTTGTAGGTGTCAATACGGGATTTAATAACACCACGGGTACGGCAAATACATTTGTAGGCGATGAAGTAGGTAACTCCAATACAACAGGCAGAAACAACGCCTATTTTGGGCATTCAGCGGGAGTTGGAAATAGGACGGGTTTCAGCAACACGTTTTTGGGGGAAGCAGCAGGATCGGCAAACGAAGGTGGTAGTGTCAATGTGTTTATTGGCAGCAAATCTGGCTATGGAGCGGCTGATAGAGTGAGCAGTAGTTTTAATGTGTTTGTCGGTGATAGCACTGGTTACAACAGTAGCGTTAATGGCAACGTCTTTATTGGCAGCAAGTCAGGCTTTGCGAATACTACAGGAGTGTCGAATGCCTTTCTGGGACAACTGGCAGGATATGACAACACAACCGGCAATCAAAACACATTTATTGGTGCTCAGTCAGGATATGGCAACACAACAGGGACAAATAATGTATTTGTTGGCTCCTCAGCAGGGTATAGCAACCAATCTAACAAGTACAATACTTTTTTAGGCGACCAATCGGGGTATAATTCCGTAGCTGACTCCAATACGTTCGTAGGATATCGATCAGGTTACAGTACTACCACAGGGCAGGGTAACACGTTTTTTGGTATTTTGTCAGGCCGAGGTAATACGACAGGTAATCATAATACCTTTGTAGGTAACAAAGCAGGGCCGACCACTAGTAACGGCGACGATAATGTGTACATCGGCTATTCCAGTGGGCTGCATGACCAAGGCTCACGAAATACGTTCCTCGGCTTTCAGACTGGCGTAGCTCCGGCAGATAACGCCCAGCCCATTACTAATGCCACGGCTGTTGGGTCAGGGGCCATTGTAGCCATAAGTGACGCTGTTGTGTTGGGAAACGGGGCCAATGTAGGAATTGGCACTTCTGCTCCTACAACTCGCCTACACATCAGTAGCGGTCGGGCAAACGAGTCAGGCGTCAAATTGGCTGATTTAACAGCCAGCAGTCCAGTAACTCTGTCAAGTGATACCTTTCTGACAGTCGATGAACAAGGCAATGTGGTTAAAGGCCGTTATCGGTTAAGCATTAACAATGTCAATGAGTGGAGCGATAAGGTTTTTGCTAACACTTACCAGCTCCGTTCGCTGGCAGAAGTTGGCGAGTACATCAAACAAAAGGGTCATTTACCTGGCATTCCTTCAGCCGAGCAGGTAGTCAGCGAAGGAGTGGATCTAGTCAGGATGAACGCTAAGTTATTGGAGAAAATTGAGGAGTTGACTTTATATTTGATTGACTTAAAAACAGCCGACCAATTAAAAGATATGCAGATTAACAAGCAGAATCAAAGGATACATAAACTCGAAACTCAGTTGCAGAAGTTGTCGAAACATAATTTTCATTAGCACCTTCTTGGCCTAATACAGCCGCATATACCTGTCCTATGCACAAGGCGCCAGAAGGACTGCCAATCGTTCGACTTCATATAAAGTTGTAGTAAGTTGACAATCGATGACGACACAACGGTATAGTGTCTCAAGGAGAGAGCAATACAAAGTCTAAAAAAAACGGGCCGGGGGAACCACCTACCCGGCTCTGACCAAACCAAGTGACCAATAAAGGCCGATCGAATAAAGTCTGAAGTTACAACCTCCGTTAACCCGACTGTCTACTAATTCGTAAATATTTTGCATTATGGGCTAACCGTCAACCGAGATTATATTAATTTTTAACTAATTGAATTGCAATTAGTTATGGGTA contains:
- a CDS encoding type II toxin-antitoxin system PemK/MazF family toxin, producing MASIQQSDGVYKPRPVLLLRQLPGYGDFLVCAISSQIRQTVPGFDEVLQPNADNQLRAMSVVRLSNLISLPADDINRAIGYIPDTLLRDLLQRLAD
- a CDS encoding DUF4926 domain-containing protein, with translation MIQELDLVALVTDRPARQLRRGDVGTVVHVYGSSDLYEVEFVNRIGGPAKGDTVGVLTLNANEVRPLI
- a CDS encoding serine-rich family protein, with the protein product MRQKLYITLLLLPLSVIAQDNLIIRQPISITPGIGNVFIGLDAGLYSDGFSNVFIGRSAGRSTTNSNNVFIGDQAGYFNTTGSNNLFLGQSAGFNNTIGNNNAFVGHEAGYANTTGTSNTFVGQAAGRFNLTGARNLFLGSEAGAYNESGGQNTFVGAIAGRFNSTGLNNVFVGHTSGYSNRTGSYNTFVGVNTGFNNTTGTANTFVGDEVGNSNTTGRNNAYFGHSAGVGNRTGFSNTFLGEAAGSANEGGSVNVFIGSKSGYGAADRVSSSFNVFVGDSTGYNSSVNGNVFIGSKSGFANTTGVSNAFLGQLAGYDNTTGNQNTFIGAQSGYGNTTGTNNVFVGSSAGYSNQSNKYNTFLGDQSGYNSVADSNTFVGYRSGYSTTTGQGNTFFGILSGRGNTTGNHNTFVGNKAGPTTSNGDDNVYIGYSSGLHDQGSRNTFLGFQTGVAPADNAQPITNATAVGSGAIVAISDAVVLGNGANVGIGTSAPTTRLHISSGRANESGVKLADLTASSPVTLSSDTFLTVDEQGNVVKGRYRLSINNVNEWSDKVFANTYQLRSLAEVGEYIKQKGHLPGIPSAEQVVSEGVDLVRMNAKLLEKIEELTLYLIDLKTADQLKDMQINKQNQRIHKLETQLQKLSKHNFH